A stretch of Buteo buteo chromosome 9, bButBut1.hap1.1, whole genome shotgun sequence DNA encodes these proteins:
- the BCLAF1 gene encoding bcl-2-associated transcription factor 1 isoform X1, whose amino-acid sequence MGRSNSRSHSSRSKSRSQSSSRSRSRSHSRKKRYSSRSRSRTYSRSRSRDRVYSRDYRRDYRNNRGMRRPYGYRGRGRGYYQGGGGRYHRGGYRPVWNRRHSRSPRRGRSRSRSPKRRSVSSQRSRSRSRRSYRSSRSPRSSSSRSSSPYSKSPVSSKRRASLEKQAKKTEGAPLQDSPLKNKSQDEQKDTFEHDPSESLDDFNKSSAASGDIWPGLSAYDNSPRSPHSPSIATPPSQSSSCSDAPLLSTAHSAKDTPQHSHSIQHSPERSGSGSLGNGSSRYSPSQNSPLHHIPSRRSPAKTIPSQSAPREEARVRSFYPEGGEQETAKGGKFMKRYTDEESRVYLLDRGNTREKEAQKERGSEKGRTEGEREWEEQETLDFFVDKETGKEKFNDSEGEDTEETEDYRQFRKSVLADQGKNFPTASHRNAEEEGAKYKSKISIKGNRESDGFRDEKSYKLKETGYVVERPSATKDKHKEEDKSSERLMMKKETQSPEQVKSEKLKELFDYSPPLHKNLDAREKSTFREESPLRIKMIASDSHRPEVKLKMAPVPLDDSNRPASLTKDRLLASTLVHSVKKEQEFRSIFDHIKLPQASKSTSESFIQHIVSLVHHVKEQYFKSAGMTLNERFTAYQKATEEHCTRQKSPEIHRRIDISPSTLRKHTRLAGEERVFKEESQKGDKKLRCDSADLRHDIDRRRKERSKERGDSKGSRESSGSRKHEKTPKDYKDYKSYKDDSKQKRDQDRARSSPSSSPSSSSSSSREEKDCKKERDEEFKTHHEQKEYSGFAGVNRPRGTFFRIRGRGRARGVFAGTNTGPSNSNTTFQKRPKEEEWDPEYTPKSKKYFLHDDRDDGVDYWAKRGRGRGTFQRGRGRFNFKKSGSSPKWTHDKYQGDGIVEDEEETIENNEDKDRRKEEKE is encoded by the exons ATGGGTCGATCTAACTCTAGATCACATTCTTCAAGATCAAAGTCCAGATCTCAGTCCAGCTCTAGGTCAAGATCCAGATCACATTCTAGAAAAAAGAGATACAG ttctAGGTCTCGGTCAAGGACATACTCACGATCTCGCAGCAGGGATCGTGTTTATTCTAGAGATTATCGCAGAGATTACAGAAATAATAGAGGAATGAGACGTCCCTATGGTTACAGAGGAAGAGGTAGAGGGTATTATCAAGGAGGAGGTGGTAGATACCATCGTGGAGGTTATAGGCCTGTCTGGAACCGAAGACACTCCCGAAGCCCTAGGCGTGGCCGGTCACGTTCCAGAAGTCCAAAACGAAGGTCTGTGTCTTCCCAGAGGTCCCGGAGCAGATCTCGTCGATCTTACAGATCTTCCAGGTCCCCGAGGTCCTCTTCATCTCGTTCTTCATCCCCATACAGCAAATCACCTGTCTCTTCCAAAAGACGTgcgtctctggaaaagcaggcaaagaaaactgaagggGCTCCTTTGCAAGATAGCcccttgaaaaataaatcacaagaTGAACAGAAAGATACATTTGAACATGACCCATCAGAGTCTCTTGACGATTTTAACAAATCATCAGCAGCTTCTGGCGACATTTGGCCTGGCCTTTCAGCGTATGATAACAGTCCAAGGTCACCCCATAGTCCTTCTATTGCCACCCCACCTAGTCAGAGTTCATCTTGCTCTGATGCCCCTTTGCTTAGCACAGCCCACTCAGCAAAGGACACACCTCAACATTCCCATTCCATTCAGCATAGTCCTGAGAGGTCTGGCTCTGGTTCTCTTGGAAATGGTTCTAGCCGTTATAGTCCTTCTCAGAATAGCCCATTGCATCATATCCCTTCGAGGAGAAGCCCTGCAAAGACAATCCCATCACAGAGTGCTCCCCGTGAGGAGGCTCGAGTGCGGTCATTTTATCCTGAGGGTGGTGAACAAGAAACTGCGAAAGGTGGAAAGTTTATGAAAAG GTACACAGATGAAGAGTCTAGAGTATACCTGCTTGATAGGGGTAATACCAGGGAGAAGGAGGCCCAGAAGGAGAGAGGATCAGAAAAAGggaggacagagggagaaagggaatgGGAGGAACAGGAAACTTTAGATTTTTTCGTTGATAAAGagactgggaaagaaaagtttaatgACTCTGAAGGGGAGGACACAGAGGAGACAGAGGATTACAGACAGTTCAGAAAGTCTGTCCTGGCAGATCAGGGTAAAAATTTTCCTACTGCATCTCACCGGAatgctgaggaggaaggagccaAATACAAATCTAAAATATCAATCAAGGGCAATAGAGAGAGCGATGGATTTAGAGATGAGAAAAGTTATAAGCTTAAAGAGACTGGCTATGTAGTGGAAAGGCCTAGTGCAACAAAAGATAAGCACAAGGAAGAAGACAAGAGTTCTGAGAGACTAATGATGAAGAAAGAAACTCAGTCACCTGAGCAGGTAAAGTCTGAAAAGCTCAAAGAACTCTTTGATTACAGTCCCCCTCTACACAAGAATCTGGATGCGAGAGAAAAATCCACCTTCAGAGAGGAGAGCCCACTTAGGATCAAAATGATAGCCAGTGACTCCCATCGTCCTGAAGTTAAACTCAAAATGGCACCGGTACCTCTTGATGATTCCAATAG ACCTGCTTCCTTGACTAAAGACAGGCTGCTTGCTAGCACACTTGTCCATTCCGTCAAGAAGGAGCAAGAGTTCCGATCCATCTTTGACCACATTAAGTTGCCACAGGCCAGCAAAAGCACGTCAGAGTCATTTATTCAGCACATTGTGTCGTTGGTTCATCATGTCAAAG AGCAATACTTCAAGTCAGCTGGAATGACCCTAAATGAGAGGTTCACTGCATATCAAAAAGCTACTGAAGAACACTGCACCCGGCAAAAGAGCCCAGAAATACATAG gAGGATTGACATCTCTCCAAGTACCCTGAGGAAGCATACCCGTTTAGCAGGTGAAGAGAGagtctttaaagaagaaagtcaAAAA GGAGATAAAAAATTAAGGTGCGATTCTGCTGATCTTCGGCATGACATTGACCGACGTAGAAAAGAGCGAAGTAAAGAACGAGGAGACTCAAAGGGTTCCAGGGAATCCAGTGGGTCAAGAAAGCATGAGAAAACTCCAAAAGATTACAAGGATTACAAATCTTACAAAGATGACAG taaacaaAAAAGAGATCAAGACCGTGCTCGGTCCTCCCCATCTTCCTCCCCATCATCTTCCTCATCCAGTTCTCGAGAAGAAAAGGattgcaagaaagaaagagatgaagaGTTCAAAACCCACCATGAACAGAAAGAATACTCTGGTTTTGCAGGAGTCAACAGGCCAAGAGGCACCTTT TTTCGAATTAGGGGCAGAGGAAGAGCCAGAGGAGTCTTTGCTGGAACAAATACTGGTCCCAGCAACTCAAATACTACTTTTCAGAAGAGACCGAAGGAAGAGGAGTGGGATCCTGAATATACcccaaaaagcaagaaatacttCTTG
- the BCLAF1 gene encoding bcl-2-associated transcription factor 1 isoform X3, whose translation MGRSNSRSHSSRSKSRSQSSSRSRSRSHSRKKRYSSRSRSRTYSRSRSRDRVYSRDYRRDYRNNRGMRRPYGYRGRGRGYYQGGGGRYHRGGYRPVWNRRHSRSPRRGRSRSRSPKRRSVSSQRSRSRSRRSYRSSRSPRSSSSRSSSPYSKSPVSSKRRASLEKQAKKTEGAPLQDSPLKNKSQDEQKDTFEHDPSESLDDFNKSSAASGDIWPGLSAYDNSPRSPHSPSIATPPSQSSSCSDAPLLSTAHSAKDTPQHSHSIQHSPERSGSGSLGNGSSRYSPSQNSPLHHIPSRRSPAKTIPSQSAPREEARVRSFYPEGGEQETAKGGKFMKSPPLHKNLDAREKSTFREESPLRIKMIASDSHRPEVKLKMAPVPLDDSNRPASLTKDRLLASTLVHSVKKEQEFRSIFDHIKLPQASKSTSESFIQHIVSLVHHVKEQYFKSAGMTLNERFTAYQKATEEHCTRQKSPEIHRRIDISPSTLRKHTRLAGEERVFKEESQKGDKKLRCDSADLRHDIDRRRKERSKERGDSKGSRESSGSRKHEKTPKDYKDYKSYKDDSKQKRDQDRARSSPSSSPSSSSSSSREEKDCKKERDEEFKTHHEQKEYSGFAGVNRPRGTFFRIRGRGRARGVFAGTNTGPSNSNTTFQKRPKEEEWDPEYTPKSKKYFLHDDRDDGVDYWAKRGRGRGTFQRGRGRFNFKKSGSSPKWTHDKYQGDGIVEDEEETIENNEDKDRRKEEKE comes from the exons ATGGGTCGATCTAACTCTAGATCACATTCTTCAAGATCAAAGTCCAGATCTCAGTCCAGCTCTAGGTCAAGATCCAGATCACATTCTAGAAAAAAGAGATACAG ttctAGGTCTCGGTCAAGGACATACTCACGATCTCGCAGCAGGGATCGTGTTTATTCTAGAGATTATCGCAGAGATTACAGAAATAATAGAGGAATGAGACGTCCCTATGGTTACAGAGGAAGAGGTAGAGGGTATTATCAAGGAGGAGGTGGTAGATACCATCGTGGAGGTTATAGGCCTGTCTGGAACCGAAGACACTCCCGAAGCCCTAGGCGTGGCCGGTCACGTTCCAGAAGTCCAAAACGAAGGTCTGTGTCTTCCCAGAGGTCCCGGAGCAGATCTCGTCGATCTTACAGATCTTCCAGGTCCCCGAGGTCCTCTTCATCTCGTTCTTCATCCCCATACAGCAAATCACCTGTCTCTTCCAAAAGACGTgcgtctctggaaaagcaggcaaagaaaactgaagggGCTCCTTTGCAAGATAGCcccttgaaaaataaatcacaagaTGAACAGAAAGATACATTTGAACATGACCCATCAGAGTCTCTTGACGATTTTAACAAATCATCAGCAGCTTCTGGCGACATTTGGCCTGGCCTTTCAGCGTATGATAACAGTCCAAGGTCACCCCATAGTCCTTCTATTGCCACCCCACCTAGTCAGAGTTCATCTTGCTCTGATGCCCCTTTGCTTAGCACAGCCCACTCAGCAAAGGACACACCTCAACATTCCCATTCCATTCAGCATAGTCCTGAGAGGTCTGGCTCTGGTTCTCTTGGAAATGGTTCTAGCCGTTATAGTCCTTCTCAGAATAGCCCATTGCATCATATCCCTTCGAGGAGAAGCCCTGCAAAGACAATCCCATCACAGAGTGCTCCCCGTGAGGAGGCTCGAGTGCGGTCATTTTATCCTGAGGGTGGTGAACAAGAAACTGCGAAAGGTGGAAAGTTTATGAAAAG TCCCCCTCTACACAAGAATCTGGATGCGAGAGAAAAATCCACCTTCAGAGAGGAGAGCCCACTTAGGATCAAAATGATAGCCAGTGACTCCCATCGTCCTGAAGTTAAACTCAAAATGGCACCGGTACCTCTTGATGATTCCAATAG ACCTGCTTCCTTGACTAAAGACAGGCTGCTTGCTAGCACACTTGTCCATTCCGTCAAGAAGGAGCAAGAGTTCCGATCCATCTTTGACCACATTAAGTTGCCACAGGCCAGCAAAAGCACGTCAGAGTCATTTATTCAGCACATTGTGTCGTTGGTTCATCATGTCAAAG AGCAATACTTCAAGTCAGCTGGAATGACCCTAAATGAGAGGTTCACTGCATATCAAAAAGCTACTGAAGAACACTGCACCCGGCAAAAGAGCCCAGAAATACATAG gAGGATTGACATCTCTCCAAGTACCCTGAGGAAGCATACCCGTTTAGCAGGTGAAGAGAGagtctttaaagaagaaagtcaAAAA GGAGATAAAAAATTAAGGTGCGATTCTGCTGATCTTCGGCATGACATTGACCGACGTAGAAAAGAGCGAAGTAAAGAACGAGGAGACTCAAAGGGTTCCAGGGAATCCAGTGGGTCAAGAAAGCATGAGAAAACTCCAAAAGATTACAAGGATTACAAATCTTACAAAGATGACAG taaacaaAAAAGAGATCAAGACCGTGCTCGGTCCTCCCCATCTTCCTCCCCATCATCTTCCTCATCCAGTTCTCGAGAAGAAAAGGattgcaagaaagaaagagatgaagaGTTCAAAACCCACCATGAACAGAAAGAATACTCTGGTTTTGCAGGAGTCAACAGGCCAAGAGGCACCTTT TTTCGAATTAGGGGCAGAGGAAGAGCCAGAGGAGTCTTTGCTGGAACAAATACTGGTCCCAGCAACTCAAATACTACTTTTCAGAAGAGACCGAAGGAAGAGGAGTGGGATCCTGAATATACcccaaaaagcaagaaatacttCTTG
- the BCLAF1 gene encoding bcl-2-associated transcription factor 1 isoform X2 yields MGRSNSRSHSSRSKSRSQSSSRSRSRSHSRKKRYSSRSRSRTYSRSRSRDRVYSRDYRRDYRNNRGMRRPYGYRGRGRGYYQGGGGRYHRGGYRPVWNRRHSRSPRRGRSRSRSPKRRSVSSQRSRSRSRRSYRSSRSPRSSSSRSSSPYSKSPVSSKRRASLEKQAKKTEGAPLQDSPLKNKSQDEQKDTFEHDPSESLDDFNKSSAASGDIWPGLSAYDNSPRSPHSPSIATPPSQSSSCSDAPLLSTAHSAKDTPQHSHSIQHSPERSGSGSLGNGSSRYSPSQNSPLHHIPSRRSPAKTIPSQSAPREEARVRSFYPEGGEQETAKGGKFMKRYTDEESRVYLLDRGNTREKEAQKERGSEKGRTEGEREWEEQETLDFFVDKETGKEKFNDSEGEDTEETEDYRQFRKSVLADQGKNFPTASHRNAEEEGAKYKSKISIKGNRESDGFRDEKSYKLKETGYVVERPSATKDKHKEEDKSSERLMMKKETQSPEQVKSEKLKELFDYSPPLHKNLDAREKSTFREESPLRIKMIASDSHRPEVKLKMAPVPLDDSNRPASLTKDRLLASTLVHSVKKEQEFRSIFDHIKLPQASKSTSESFIQHIVSLVHHVKEQYFKSAGMTLNERFTAYQKATEEHCTRQKSPEIHRRIDISPSTLRKHTRLAGEERVFKEESQKGDKKLRCDSADLRHDIDRRRKERSKERGDSKGSRESSGSRKHEKTPKDYKDYKSYKDDSKQKRDQDRARSSPSSSPSSSSSSSREEKDCKKERDEEFKTHHEQKEYSGFAGVNRPRGTFHDDRDDGVDYWAKRGRGRGTFQRGRGRFNFKKSGSSPKWTHDKYQGDGIVEDEEETIENNEDKDRRKEEKE; encoded by the exons ATGGGTCGATCTAACTCTAGATCACATTCTTCAAGATCAAAGTCCAGATCTCAGTCCAGCTCTAGGTCAAGATCCAGATCACATTCTAGAAAAAAGAGATACAG ttctAGGTCTCGGTCAAGGACATACTCACGATCTCGCAGCAGGGATCGTGTTTATTCTAGAGATTATCGCAGAGATTACAGAAATAATAGAGGAATGAGACGTCCCTATGGTTACAGAGGAAGAGGTAGAGGGTATTATCAAGGAGGAGGTGGTAGATACCATCGTGGAGGTTATAGGCCTGTCTGGAACCGAAGACACTCCCGAAGCCCTAGGCGTGGCCGGTCACGTTCCAGAAGTCCAAAACGAAGGTCTGTGTCTTCCCAGAGGTCCCGGAGCAGATCTCGTCGATCTTACAGATCTTCCAGGTCCCCGAGGTCCTCTTCATCTCGTTCTTCATCCCCATACAGCAAATCACCTGTCTCTTCCAAAAGACGTgcgtctctggaaaagcaggcaaagaaaactgaagggGCTCCTTTGCAAGATAGCcccttgaaaaataaatcacaagaTGAACAGAAAGATACATTTGAACATGACCCATCAGAGTCTCTTGACGATTTTAACAAATCATCAGCAGCTTCTGGCGACATTTGGCCTGGCCTTTCAGCGTATGATAACAGTCCAAGGTCACCCCATAGTCCTTCTATTGCCACCCCACCTAGTCAGAGTTCATCTTGCTCTGATGCCCCTTTGCTTAGCACAGCCCACTCAGCAAAGGACACACCTCAACATTCCCATTCCATTCAGCATAGTCCTGAGAGGTCTGGCTCTGGTTCTCTTGGAAATGGTTCTAGCCGTTATAGTCCTTCTCAGAATAGCCCATTGCATCATATCCCTTCGAGGAGAAGCCCTGCAAAGACAATCCCATCACAGAGTGCTCCCCGTGAGGAGGCTCGAGTGCGGTCATTTTATCCTGAGGGTGGTGAACAAGAAACTGCGAAAGGTGGAAAGTTTATGAAAAG GTACACAGATGAAGAGTCTAGAGTATACCTGCTTGATAGGGGTAATACCAGGGAGAAGGAGGCCCAGAAGGAGAGAGGATCAGAAAAAGggaggacagagggagaaagggaatgGGAGGAACAGGAAACTTTAGATTTTTTCGTTGATAAAGagactgggaaagaaaagtttaatgACTCTGAAGGGGAGGACACAGAGGAGACAGAGGATTACAGACAGTTCAGAAAGTCTGTCCTGGCAGATCAGGGTAAAAATTTTCCTACTGCATCTCACCGGAatgctgaggaggaaggagccaAATACAAATCTAAAATATCAATCAAGGGCAATAGAGAGAGCGATGGATTTAGAGATGAGAAAAGTTATAAGCTTAAAGAGACTGGCTATGTAGTGGAAAGGCCTAGTGCAACAAAAGATAAGCACAAGGAAGAAGACAAGAGTTCTGAGAGACTAATGATGAAGAAAGAAACTCAGTCACCTGAGCAGGTAAAGTCTGAAAAGCTCAAAGAACTCTTTGATTACAGTCCCCCTCTACACAAGAATCTGGATGCGAGAGAAAAATCCACCTTCAGAGAGGAGAGCCCACTTAGGATCAAAATGATAGCCAGTGACTCCCATCGTCCTGAAGTTAAACTCAAAATGGCACCGGTACCTCTTGATGATTCCAATAG ACCTGCTTCCTTGACTAAAGACAGGCTGCTTGCTAGCACACTTGTCCATTCCGTCAAGAAGGAGCAAGAGTTCCGATCCATCTTTGACCACATTAAGTTGCCACAGGCCAGCAAAAGCACGTCAGAGTCATTTATTCAGCACATTGTGTCGTTGGTTCATCATGTCAAAG AGCAATACTTCAAGTCAGCTGGAATGACCCTAAATGAGAGGTTCACTGCATATCAAAAAGCTACTGAAGAACACTGCACCCGGCAAAAGAGCCCAGAAATACATAG gAGGATTGACATCTCTCCAAGTACCCTGAGGAAGCATACCCGTTTAGCAGGTGAAGAGAGagtctttaaagaagaaagtcaAAAA GGAGATAAAAAATTAAGGTGCGATTCTGCTGATCTTCGGCATGACATTGACCGACGTAGAAAAGAGCGAAGTAAAGAACGAGGAGACTCAAAGGGTTCCAGGGAATCCAGTGGGTCAAGAAAGCATGAGAAAACTCCAAAAGATTACAAGGATTACAAATCTTACAAAGATGACAG taaacaaAAAAGAGATCAAGACCGTGCTCGGTCCTCCCCATCTTCCTCCCCATCATCTTCCTCATCCAGTTCTCGAGAAGAAAAGGattgcaagaaagaaagagatgaagaGTTCAAAACCCACCATGAACAGAAAGAATACTCTGGTTTTGCAGGAGTCAACAGGCCAAGAGGCACCTTT